The Neovison vison isolate M4711 chromosome 5, ASM_NN_V1, whole genome shotgun sequence genome includes a region encoding these proteins:
- the RNF222 gene encoding RING finger protein 222: MSEGESKDSSGSECPVCYEKFRDLEGASRTLSCGHVFCHDCLVKYLLSTRVDGQVQRTIVCPICRYVTFLSKKSSRWPSMLDRSSQTLAVPVGPPDTLGHTNPLAAAQQVWRPAPSQGTPLPLDLPPGLAREPQIFVISRHGMPLGEQDSVLPRRSLAELSEASPAPSSSRAFCCRSRALLLITLVAVVAVVAAILPWVLLVRKQA, from the coding sequence ATGTCGGAAGGGGAGAGCAAGGACAGCTCTGGCAGCGAGTGCCCCGTGTGCTACGAGAAGTTCCGCGACCTGGAGGGCGCCAGCCGCACGCTGAGCTGCGGCCACGTGTTCTGCCACGACTGCCTGGTCAAGTACCTGCTCTCCACCCGCGTGGACGGCCAAGTGCAGAGAACCATCGTCTGCCCGATCTGCCGCTACGTCACCTTCCTCAGCAAGAAGAGCTCCCGCTGGCCCTCCATGCTGGACCGCAGCTCGCAGACCCTGGCTGTGCCGGTGGGCCCGCCCGACACCCTGGGCCACACGAACCCCCTGGCTGCCGCCCAGCAGGTGTGGAGGCCGGCCCCGAGCCAGGGCACCCCGCTGCCCTTGGACCTGCCACCGGGCCTGGCCCGGGAGCCGCAGATCTTTGTCATCAGCCGTCATGGGATGCCCCTGGGGGAGCAGGACAGCGTACTGCCACGGCGCAGCCTGGCTGAGCTGTCCGAGGCCTCCCCGGCCCCCAGCTCCAGCCGGGCCTTCTGCTGCCGCTCGCGGGCCCTGCTGCTCATCACCCTTGTCGCCGTGGTGGCTGTGGTGGCCGCCATCCTGCCCTGGGTGCTGTTGGTAAGGAAGCAGGCCTGA